From one bacterium genomic stretch:
- the tgt gene encoding tRNA guanosine(34) transglycosylase Tgt, translating to MPQPRIKTIVTPHGSFETPVFMPVGTYATVKAMTPDELTALGAEIILGNTYHLMLRPGHETIRRLGGLHKFMGWNGPILTDSGGFQVFSLSKLRKLKEDGVEFQSHIDGDTHFLTPERAIEVQEALGSDILMVLDECTPYPVEESDARQSMELTLEWAKRSVDYFRRGEPRLRPDARSQLFGIVQGSVYKHLRKECAERLLEMKSVSGGFDGLAVGGLSVGEPKELLYEMAAESAPHIPDEFPRYAMGIGLPEDLVELVGYGYDMFDCVVPTRNARNGQLFTRFGTVEIRHAKYKEDPGPIDEECACPVCRRYSRAYLRHLYLAKEILSARLNTTHNLHYFLSLLKGAREAIRGGRYDEFRKSFLRDRAGTDADG from the coding sequence GTGCCTCAACCGCGAATCAAGACGATCGTGACCCCTCACGGCTCCTTCGAGACCCCCGTCTTCATGCCGGTCGGGACCTACGCCACCGTCAAGGCCATGACCCCCGACGAGCTGACCGCCCTCGGAGCGGAAATCATCCTCGGTAACACCTACCACCTGATGCTCAGGCCCGGACACGAGACGATCCGCAGGCTTGGCGGCCTCCACAAGTTCATGGGCTGGAACGGCCCGATCCTGACCGATTCCGGAGGGTTCCAGGTCTTCAGCCTTTCGAAGCTGCGCAAACTCAAGGAGGACGGCGTCGAGTTCCAGTCGCACATCGACGGGGACACGCACTTTCTCACGCCGGAAAGGGCGATCGAGGTGCAAGAGGCGCTCGGCTCCGACATCCTCATGGTCTTGGACGAGTGCACGCCCTACCCCGTCGAGGAATCCGACGCCCGCCAGTCGATGGAGCTGACCCTCGAATGGGCCAAACGGTCGGTGGATTATTTCCGTAGGGGCGAACCTCGTCTTCGCCCGGACGCGAGATCCCAATTATTCGGGATCGTCCAAGGCAGTGTCTACAAACACCTCCGCAAGGAGTGCGCCGAGCGGCTTCTCGAAATGAAGTCCGTCTCAGGCGGATTCGATGGACTAGCGGTCGGCGGCCTCTCCGTCGGTGAGCCCAAAGAGCTGCTTTATGAGATGGCCGCGGAATCCGCCCCTCACATCCCGGACGAGTTCCCCCGGTATGCGATGGGCATCGGGCTTCCGGAGGACTTGGTCGAGCTCGTGGGATACGGCTACGACATGTTCGACTGCGTCGTCCCCACCCGGAACGCCCGGAACGGCCAGCTCTTCACGCGCTTCGGAACGGTCGAGATCCGGCACGCCAAATACAAGGAAGATCCGGGGCCCATCGACGAAGAATGTGCTTGCCCGGTTTGTCGGCGGTATAGTAGGGCCTACCTCCGTCATTTGTACCTCGCCAAGGAGATCCTCTCCGCGAGGCTCAATACGACGCACAACCTTCATTACTTTCTGTCTCTTCTCAAAGGCGCGAGAGAGGCGATCCGCGGGGGACGTTATGATGAATTTCGAAAATCTTTTTTACGGGATCGCGCAGGCACAGACGCAGACGGCTAG
- the yajC gene encoding preprotein translocase subunit YajC has translation MNFENLFYGIAQAQTQTASGGNPQQGPLGSLGMFLPMILVFVIFYLLMIRPQQKQRKKQQEMVNNLKKGDEVVTSAGIHARVHGIADNVVTLEIADNVRIKMDKQQVALVKTSAAA, from the coding sequence ATGAATTTCGAAAATCTTTTTTACGGGATCGCGCAGGCACAGACGCAGACGGCTAGCGGCGGGAATCCGCAACAAGGACCGCTCGGAAGCCTCGGCATGTTCCTGCCGATGATCTTGGTCTTCGTGATCTTCTACTTACTCATGATCCGCCCCCAGCAGAAGCAGCGGAAGAAGCAGCAGGAGATGGTCAACAACCTCAAGAAAGGCGACGAGGTCGTGACGAGCGCCGGCATCCATGCCCGGGTCCACGGTATCGCCGACAACGTCGTGACCCTCGAGATCGCCGACAACGTCCGCATCAAGATGGACAAGCAGCAGGTGGCCCTCGTGAAAACGTCGGCCGCCGCCTGA
- a CDS encoding deoxyguanosinetriphosphate triphosphohydrolase family protein, producing the protein MMSAASEGREHKEPEHPYRTAFQRDRDRVIHSTAFRRLEYKTQVFVFHEGDHYRTRLTHTIEGAQIARTIARALRLNEELAEATILSHDLGHTPFGHSGQDVMNRLMKEHGGFEHNRQSLRIVTLLEHRYPAFPGLNLTYEVREGIAKHVSPYDSPQVKFKKKGHPTLEAQIVDLADEIAYCHHDLDDGLRSGLITVEQLKAVDLWAEHFERCRRGGDEKPALPVRGAGVRPAQCGPLGGAPEAPPPRNDEVVVRQTVRSILNQLVTDLVQTTEENIATYGIKTTEDVRKAPQKCVRLSAVTDKKNKQLKAFLYQNFYKHYRVERMASKAEKVLEDLFHAYLKNPKILPKPVQEFMNGTPKERVICDYIAGMTDRFALEEHARLFDPAVKV; encoded by the coding sequence ATGATGAGCGCGGCGTCCGAGGGCCGCGAGCACAAGGAGCCGGAGCATCCCTACCGCACGGCCTTTCAGAGGGACCGCGACCGGGTCATCCATTCCACGGCCTTCCGGCGACTGGAGTACAAGACGCAGGTCTTCGTTTTTCACGAGGGCGACCATTATCGGACGCGGCTCACGCACACGATCGAAGGCGCCCAGATTGCGCGCACGATCGCCCGCGCCTTGCGCCTGAACGAGGAGCTCGCCGAGGCGACGATCCTGTCCCATGACCTCGGGCACACGCCCTTCGGTCATTCGGGCCAGGACGTGATGAACCGGCTCATGAAGGAGCACGGCGGTTTTGAGCACAACCGGCAAAGCCTCAGGATCGTGACGCTCTTGGAGCACCGTTATCCCGCGTTTCCCGGGCTCAACCTGACCTACGAGGTCCGCGAGGGGATCGCCAAGCACGTGTCGCCCTACGACTCGCCGCAGGTGAAGTTCAAAAAGAAGGGACACCCGACCCTGGAGGCCCAGATCGTGGATCTCGCCGACGAGATCGCCTACTGCCATCACGATCTGGACGACGGCCTCCGCTCGGGGCTCATCACCGTCGAACAGCTGAAGGCCGTCGACCTCTGGGCCGAACATTTCGAGCGTTGCCGGCGAGGCGGCGACGAGAAGCCGGCTTTGCCGGTTCGAGGAGCGGGGGTTCGGCCAGCGCAGTGCGGTCCATTAGGAGGGGCGCCGGAGGCCCCCCCGCCAAGAAACGACGAGGTCGTCGTGCGCCAGACGGTCCGGTCGATCCTGAACCAGCTCGTGACGGACCTCGTCCAGACAACCGAAGAGAATATCGCGACCTACGGCATCAAAACGACGGAGGACGTCCGCAAGGCCCCGCAAAAATGCGTGCGGCTTTCCGCCGTGACGGACAAGAAGAACAAACAGCTCAAGGCCTTTCTCTACCAGAACTTCTACAAGCATTACCGGGTCGAACGCATGGCCTCGAAGGCGGAAAAGGTCCTCGAAGACCTCTTTCACGCCTATCTGAAGAACCCGAAGATCCTGCCTAAACCGGTTCAGGAGTTCATGAACGGGACCCCCAAGGAACGCGTCATCTGCGATTACATCGCCGGCATGACAGACCGGTTTGCCTTGGAGGAACATGCCCGGCTCTTCGACCCGGCGGTCAAGGTCTAA
- the secD gene encoding protein translocase subunit SecD, which yields MPHNWRNLTLLTLAFILVSAYVLTPTLAHFDQVREEAEKNQSEPPWYVKLFPKEVIKLGLDLQGGIYAEVEVELADALKNRADLTAGEIMRLTEKEPFVPEAVDHVPNTTDIKVTLKKEEDRDAFMAWARENYNTVLEEKRDQRADKTILFAFNEKFNDRTKDQAVKQALETIRHRIDRYGVSEPTIVRLGNNRISIELPGQTDPERALNLIKKSGRLEFRLVDESVADAQVRKLVSDARAELSLPEGYTEEIVTKINQQLQGKIPEDAEILYEVQYDPVTKKVSGGVPYLLKRKTEVTGEMLKNAQVQVHDNEPYVSLTFNQLGTRLFGELTKANVGKRLAIVLDGGVSKAPVIKSEIPSGQAQITLGGIDYQTILREAEDLTLVLREGALPARLKELTKTVVGPSLGRDSIEKGIRVSLIAALLVVLFMILYYRISGLLADIALGINIMFLLACLALFQATLTLPGIAGIVLTIGMAVDGNVLIFERMREELRAGKSARTALQEGYSNAMSAILDSNITTFLAGLVLYQFGTGPIRGFAVTLMIGISTTLFTNIFVTRVLQEGVLFGLKREKLSV from the coding sequence ATGCCCCACAACTGGCGAAACCTGACCCTCCTCACCCTGGCTTTCATCCTCGTCTCGGCCTACGTGCTCACGCCGACACTCGCCCATTTTGACCAGGTCCGGGAAGAAGCGGAAAAAAACCAATCGGAACCGCCCTGGTACGTGAAACTTTTTCCCAAGGAAGTCATCAAGCTGGGACTCGATCTCCAGGGCGGCATCTACGCCGAGGTGGAGGTCGAGCTCGCGGACGCCCTCAAGAACCGCGCCGACCTGACCGCGGGCGAGATCATGAGGCTGACGGAGAAGGAACCCTTCGTTCCCGAGGCCGTCGACCATGTCCCCAATACCACGGACATCAAGGTCACCCTGAAGAAGGAAGAGGACAGGGACGCCTTCATGGCGTGGGCCCGCGAGAACTACAACACGGTGCTCGAAGAGAAGCGGGACCAAAGAGCGGACAAGACCATCCTGTTCGCCTTCAACGAAAAATTCAACGACAGGACCAAGGACCAGGCGGTGAAACAGGCTCTCGAAACCATCCGCCACCGCATCGACCGCTACGGAGTCTCCGAGCCCACGATCGTCCGCCTCGGAAACAACCGGATTTCGATCGAACTGCCGGGACAAACGGATCCCGAGCGGGCGCTCAATCTGATCAAAAAGTCAGGCCGTCTTGAATTTCGCCTCGTCGACGAGAGCGTCGCCGATGCCCAAGTCCGCAAGCTCGTGTCCGACGCGCGCGCCGAGCTGAGTCTCCCGGAAGGGTACACGGAAGAAATCGTCACGAAAATCAATCAACAGCTGCAGGGCAAGATTCCCGAAGACGCGGAGATCCTCTACGAAGTGCAGTACGATCCCGTCACCAAAAAGGTTTCGGGAGGCGTTCCTTACCTGCTCAAGCGGAAAACCGAAGTCACGGGCGAAATGCTCAAGAACGCCCAAGTCCAAGTGCATGACAACGAGCCCTACGTCAGCCTCACGTTCAACCAGCTGGGAACCCGCCTCTTCGGAGAGCTGACCAAGGCGAACGTCGGCAAGCGGTTGGCGATCGTCCTCGACGGCGGGGTGTCGAAGGCCCCCGTCATCAAGAGCGAAATCCCCAGCGGCCAGGCACAGATCACGCTGGGAGGCATCGATTATCAGACGATCCTGAGAGAGGCGGAGGACTTGACCCTGGTGCTCCGCGAAGGAGCCCTGCCCGCGCGTCTCAAGGAGCTGACCAAGACCGTGGTCGGGCCGTCGCTGGGACGAGACTCCATCGAAAAAGGCATACGCGTCTCGCTCATCGCCGCCCTGCTCGTTGTCCTCTTCATGATCCTTTATTACCGCATATCCGGGCTGCTGGCCGATATCGCGCTCGGGATCAACATCATGTTCCTCCTGGCCTGCCTCGCCCTCTTCCAAGCGACGCTGACGCTTCCGGGAATCGCGGGCATCGTCCTGACGATCGGCATGGCGGTGGACGGCAACGTTCTTATTTTCGAGCGCATGCGCGAGGAGCTGCGCGCCGGGAAATCGGCCCGTACGGCCCTTCAGGAGGGCTACAGCAACGCCATGAGCGCCATCCTCGACTCGAACATCACCACGTTCTTGGCCGGCCTGGTTCTCTATCAGTTCGGCACCGGCCCCATCCGCGGCTTCGCCGTGACGCTCATGATCGGAATCAGCACGACTCTGTTCACCAACATATTCGTCACCAGGGTCCTGCAGGAAGGCGTCCTCTTCGGACTGAAGCGCGAGAAACTGTCGGTATAA
- a CDS encoding 7-carboxy-7-deazaguanine synthase QueE, with translation MAVQAPIIEIFSSLQGEGPRVGERHLFVRFQDCELSCKFCDTPASFVVNKFCRVESPPFSRRFRNLPNPLSVELLNEQIGEFGERVLSVTGGEPLQKAAFLREWLPTVRPRFLVLLETAGVHFSEFREIAEWVDIVAMDVKFPSVTGMHPWWREHEAFLKAALGKELYVKAVVSSETSIEDLRRAVDLVASVAPETPFVLQPASAFARFRAVPAVEQLAEWQTIAQKTLKDVRVIPQMHKQLGVL, from the coding sequence ATGGCCGTCCAAGCCCCCATCATCGAGATTTTTTCCTCCCTCCAGGGAGAGGGCCCTCGCGTGGGAGAGCGGCATCTCTTCGTCCGTTTCCAGGACTGCGAATTGTCCTGCAAGTTCTGCGACACGCCGGCGAGTTTCGTCGTCAATAAATTCTGCCGCGTCGAGTCTCCCCCATTCTCCAGGCGTTTCCGGAACCTACCGAATCCACTAAGCGTCGAACTGCTGAACGAACAGATCGGCGAATTCGGCGAAAGGGTCCTCTCCGTCACGGGGGGCGAGCCACTCCAGAAGGCGGCCTTCTTGCGCGAATGGCTCCCCACGGTCCGTCCCCGGTTCCTCGTGCTGCTCGAGACAGCCGGCGTTCACTTTTCGGAATTCCGGGAGATCGCGGAGTGGGTCGACATCGTGGCGATGGACGTGAAGTTTCCCTCGGTCACGGGCATGCACCCGTGGTGGCGCGAGCACGAGGCGTTCCTCAAGGCGGCTTTGGGCAAGGAGCTGTACGTGAAGGCCGTGGTCAGTTCCGAAACCTCGATCGAGGATCTTCGGCGTGCCGTCGACCTTGTCGCCTCGGTGGCTCCGGAGACCCCGTTCGTCCTTCAGCCCGCGTCGGCGTTCGCGCGCTTCCGGGCCGTGCCCGCCGTCGAACAACTCGCGGAGTGGCAGACGATCGCGCAGAAGACCTTGAAGGACGTCCGGGTGATTCCGCAAATGCACAAACAATTGGGGGTCCTTTGA
- the secF gene encoding protein translocase subunit SecF has translation MFQLANFHIPFVKRRWYFVAFSAITVLLSLYFIATKGLNFGTDFKGGTKLQYQFSAPVSEGDVRRILETAHVEGFSVQKVGKPEENRLMVKIEKVDENEAFVQKITDDLKAGLGKDTTLEKNETVGPKAGADLRKKAQLALVVSWLLMLVYIGYRFDFAFAPGAIIALAHDVILAVGGFALTGREVSLTVVAALLTIVGYSINDTIVVYDRVRENLAKGLTKMSFRDIVNLSLNETLSRTIITSLTVFIVVVLMYFFGEGEFQNFGFAMMIGVITGVYSTFSVACPVYIALHEQWPSLQKASQKSAA, from the coding sequence ATGTTTCAACTGGCAAACTTTCACATCCCGTTCGTCAAACGCCGCTGGTACTTCGTGGCCTTTTCGGCGATCACGGTCCTTCTCAGTCTTTATTTCATCGCGACCAAGGGGCTGAATTTCGGCACCGACTTCAAGGGCGGCACGAAGCTTCAATATCAGTTCTCCGCGCCGGTCTCCGAAGGAGATGTGCGTCGCATCCTGGAGACGGCGCACGTGGAGGGCTTCTCCGTTCAGAAAGTGGGCAAGCCCGAGGAAAACCGCCTGATGGTCAAGATCGAGAAGGTCGACGAAAACGAGGCCTTCGTCCAAAAGATCACCGACGACCTCAAGGCGGGTTTGGGCAAGGACACGACCCTGGAAAAGAATGAAACCGTCGGCCCCAAGGCGGGAGCCGACCTAAGGAAGAAGGCCCAGCTCGCCCTCGTCGTCTCCTGGCTGTTGATGCTCGTCTACATCGGGTACCGCTTCGATTTCGCCTTCGCTCCGGGGGCCATCATCGCTCTCGCTCATGACGTCATCCTCGCCGTCGGAGGCTTCGCCCTGACCGGTCGCGAAGTCAGTCTGACCGTCGTCGCCGCCCTTTTGACCATCGTCGGTTACTCCATCAACGACACGATCGTCGTCTACGACCGTGTCCGGGAAAATTTGGCCAAGGGCCTCACGAAAATGTCGTTTCGAGACATCGTGAACTTGAGCCTCAATGAGACGCTCTCGCGAACGATCATCACCTCGCTCACCGTTTTCATCGTCGTCGTTCTCATGTACTTCTTCGGCGAGGGCGAGTTCCAGAATTTCGGATTCGCCATGATGATCGGCGTCATTACCGGTGTCTACTCCACCTTCTCGGTCGCCTGTCCCGTCTATATCGCCTTGCACGAGCAATGGCCCTCGCTTCAAAAGGCGTCCCAGAAAAGCGCCGCGTGA
- the queC gene encoding 7-cyano-7-deazaguanine synthase QueC yields MKPKSILILSGGLDSTVSSQLAVRETEPVLALTFDYGQRAAERERMAARRTAERLNVPHKTLVLPWLKELTHTSLVNTGKPLPAVREKDLDDPVRGRKSAEAVWVPNRNGLFLNIAASFAESLGAEVLVTGFNAEEGVTFPDNSAAFVRSADDFFWFSTLSKVRVTSYTLGWSKREIAAQAKRLGISPDDVWFCYEGGDAPCRACESCLRAQRAFREAGLGNAA; encoded by the coding sequence GTGAAGCCCAAGTCCATCCTCATCCTGTCCGGCGGTCTCGATTCGACGGTCTCGTCGCAACTCGCCGTCCGTGAAACCGAACCCGTCCTCGCCCTCACATTTGACTACGGACAAAGGGCCGCCGAACGCGAAAGGATGGCCGCCCGGCGGACGGCGGAACGTCTCAATGTCCCTCACAAGACCCTCGTCCTGCCGTGGCTCAAGGAACTGACGCATACCTCCCTCGTCAACACCGGGAAGCCGCTGCCGGCCGTCCGTGAAAAGGACCTGGACGACCCCGTCCGGGGCCGCAAATCGGCCGAAGCCGTCTGGGTACCGAACCGGAACGGACTGTTTCTGAACATCGCCGCCAGCTTCGCAGAATCGCTCGGAGCCGAGGTCCTCGTCACCGGATTCAACGCGGAGGAAGGCGTGACCTTCCCCGACAACAGCGCGGCCTTCGTCCGTTCCGCCGACGACTTTTTCTGGTTCTCGACCCTCTCAAAGGTGCGCGTGACCAGTTACACGCTGGGATGGAGCAAGCGCGAAATCGCCGCGCAAGCGAAGAGACTCGGCATCTCGCCCGACGACGTCTGGTTTTGCTATGAAGGCGGCGATGCACCCTGCAGGGCTTGCGAGTCTTGCTTGCGGGCCCAACGCGCCTTCCGGGAGGCGGGTTTGGGGAACGCCGCGTGA
- a CDS encoding DUF366 family protein, translating into MNILFSGDPGDYDGSQLKPHWIFRTFGLLGDSVVAFSGGCDVPVDRMVDLVDVRESKPIFSKSMLHFIGEFFGPDLTQTILRQRLLVSLAQQELIFRTGKPAIVRGGNDLYDEGAKLSVSIATASPVSTLFHFGINIVSEGTPVRTKGLADYKIDPADFARALLESFRDEIKTVGEARAKVRPVA; encoded by the coding sequence GTGAACATCCTCTTTTCCGGCGATCCCGGCGACTACGACGGCTCGCAATTGAAGCCCCACTGGATCTTCAGGACCTTCGGTCTCCTCGGCGATTCCGTCGTGGCCTTCTCGGGAGGCTGCGACGTTCCGGTCGATCGCATGGTGGATTTGGTCGACGTCCGCGAGAGCAAACCGATCTTCAGCAAAAGCATGCTTCATTTCATCGGTGAATTCTTCGGGCCAGACCTGACCCAAACGATCCTGAGGCAACGCCTCCTGGTCAGCCTCGCCCAGCAAGAGCTCATCTTCCGGACGGGCAAGCCGGCCATCGTCCGCGGCGGCAACGACCTCTACGACGAGGGGGCGAAGCTCTCGGTCTCCATCGCCACCGCTTCACCCGTCTCCACTCTCTTCCACTTTGGAATCAACATCGTGAGCGAAGGCACGCCGGTCCGGACGAAGGGCTTGGCGGACTACAAGATCGACCCCGCGGACTTCGCGCGCGCCCTGCTCGAAAGCTTTCGCGACGAGATCAAGACCGTCGGTGAGGCGCGCGCCAAAGTCAGGCCGGTTGCCTAA
- the recJ gene encoding single-stranded-DNA-specific exonuclease RecJ, which translates to MSWRLSPPHPDETALGPDLERLFDLHPLVARLLLKRGLSRPEDVRLFLDGSLADFPDPFALPDMDRAVDRLMKAHVKREKIAVFGDYDVDGITGTAQLAAYFREIGLPVRPLLPHRMQEGYGLTERAVLKIAAEKPDLLITVDNGTKSAAEISHLRRLGVDVIVIDHHETPSADAWPPVEALVNPKRTDSRFAERDVASAGLVFLLLMAFRARCREQGISPLPNLKRYLDLACLGTIADVVPLTGTNRLIVRHGLEELGATLRPGLQALRETAAVASPVSVTHVAFRFAPRINAAGRLADPKIALDLLLSEKAEEAAVLANRLEELNRERQSIEEKVTREAFLQIEETQADRKGLVAAGRGWHLGVVGIVAAKLTERFGRPAIALSLGDDGREAKGSARSVPGFSVYEPLKRIESLMLKFGGHAAAAGLTLEAGRLDEFSRAFDREVRTLWDERRPVIEADANLPLNQVDAPLVRDLARLEPFGPGNPEPVFLVSGVALEGCRVVGASGGARKGHLKAVLRQNGIRLESIGFDWGHYLETARKIPSHEVAFCPQINHWNGQSTIQLKIKLIEPSD; encoded by the coding sequence GTGTCTTGGAGACTTTCTCCTCCGCACCCCGACGAAACAGCCCTTGGGCCGGATCTTGAGCGGCTTTTCGATCTCCATCCGCTGGTGGCGCGTTTGCTTCTGAAGCGCGGCCTCAGCCGTCCCGAAGACGTCCGGCTCTTTCTGGACGGCTCCCTGGCCGATTTTCCGGATCCCTTCGCTCTTCCCGATATGGACCGCGCCGTCGATCGCCTGATGAAGGCTCACGTGAAGCGCGAGAAAATCGCCGTCTTCGGCGACTACGACGTCGACGGCATCACGGGCACGGCCCAGCTGGCGGCTTATTTTCGCGAGATCGGCCTGCCGGTCCGTCCTCTCCTGCCTCATCGCATGCAGGAGGGCTACGGACTGACCGAAAGGGCGGTGCTCAAGATCGCCGCCGAAAAACCGGACCTCCTGATCACCGTCGACAACGGCACCAAGTCGGCCGCGGAGATTTCACACCTGAGGAGACTGGGCGTCGACGTCATCGTCATCGATCACCACGAGACGCCCTCCGCCGACGCATGGCCCCCCGTCGAGGCCCTGGTCAACCCCAAGAGGACGGATTCACGGTTTGCCGAGCGGGACGTCGCTTCGGCGGGGCTGGTCTTTCTCCTCCTGATGGCCTTCCGCGCGAGGTGCCGCGAACAAGGAATTTCCCCCCTGCCGAATCTTAAGAGGTATCTGGATCTGGCCTGCCTGGGGACCATCGCGGACGTCGTCCCGCTCACGGGCACGAATCGGCTGATCGTCCGGCACGGACTCGAGGAATTGGGCGCTACCCTGCGCCCCGGGCTTCAAGCGCTTCGAGAGACCGCCGCCGTCGCGTCTCCCGTTTCCGTCACCCACGTGGCCTTTCGATTCGCTCCCCGTATCAACGCGGCCGGGCGTCTGGCCGATCCGAAAATCGCCCTCGACCTCCTCCTTTCGGAAAAAGCCGAGGAGGCCGCCGTCCTCGCGAACCGCCTGGAGGAGTTGAACCGCGAGCGGCAATCCATCGAGGAAAAGGTGACGCGGGAGGCGTTCCTCCAGATTGAGGAGACGCAGGCCGACCGCAAGGGTTTGGTCGCCGCGGGACGGGGCTGGCACTTGGGCGTCGTGGGCATCGTGGCGGCAAAGCTCACGGAGCGTTTTGGACGCCCGGCCATCGCTCTCTCTCTCGGAGACGACGGACGGGAGGCCAAGGGATCCGCCCGGAGCGTTCCCGGCTTTTCCGTCTACGAGCCGCTCAAGCGCATCGAATCCTTGATGTTGAAGTTCGGTGGGCATGCCGCCGCGGCCGGCCTCACGCTCGAAGCCGGCAGACTCGATGAATTTTCAAGGGCGTTCGACCGGGAGGTGCGAACGCTGTGGGACGAACGTCGTCCCGTCATCGAAGCGGACGCAAACCTGCCCCTGAACCAAGTCGACGCCCCCCTCGTGCGCGATCTCGCCCGTCTGGAACCATTCGGCCCGGGAAACCCCGAACCTGTTTTTCTCGTTTCAGGCGTCGCTCTGGAAGGTTGCCGCGTCGTCGGCGCTTCCGGGGGCGCGCGGAAAGGCCATCTCAAGGCCGTTCTCCGTCAAAACGGAATCCGTCTCGAGAGTATCGGTTTTGACTGGGGCCACTATCTGGAGACCGCTCGAAAAATTCCAAGCCACGAGGTCGCCTTTTGCCCTCAAATCAATCACTGGAACGGTCAGTCGACCATTCAATTAAAAATAAAATTAATTGAGCCAAGTGATTGA